In a single window of the Bacteroidia bacterium genome:
- a CDS encoding tryptophan 2,3-dioxygenase family protein has protein sequence MELKPELIDRIKRLDEKYQAMGQDLTSYLDGLLYADYLTYWDYIHLDTLLSLQNPKTSIPDEKIFIMYHQITELYLKLCMHEYAQIGNKENMTADFFLARVNRIVRYYEALTTSFDVMVDGMEQEQFLKFRMSLLPASGFQSGQFRMVEICSCDFLQLIPADKREKYSGYTTDSMIEELYKHLYWRSGATELATGKRTLTLEQFEKKYAQEFIALAQEYKTKNVWAKYKSLPEADQKNEKIILALRKLDVSLNVNWRLVHYKSAVRYLQKNPVDIAATGGTNWQKYLPPRFQKIFFFPELWTKEEMEHWGKSWVESVVFEKK, from the coding sequence ATGGAATTAAAACCAGAATTAATTGATCGCATCAAGCGCTTGGATGAAAAATATCAAGCGATGGGACAAGATTTAACTTCGTACTTGGATGGCTTGCTGTACGCCGATTACCTCACGTATTGGGATTACATTCATTTGGATACTTTGTTGAGTTTACAAAATCCAAAAACAAGTATTCCGGATGAAAAAATATTTATCATGTACCATCAAATTACAGAATTGTATTTGAAATTGTGCATGCATGAATACGCGCAAATTGGCAATAAAGAAAACATGACAGCCGATTTTTTCTTGGCACGCGTAAACCGAATTGTACGCTATTACGAAGCATTAACAACTTCGTTTGATGTGATGGTGGACGGTATGGAGCAAGAACAATTTTTAAAATTCAGAATGTCCCTATTGCCTGCAAGTGGCTTCCAATCGGGGCAATTCCGAATGGTGGAAATTTGTTCTTGCGATTTTTTGCAACTTATTCCAGCAGATAAACGCGAAAAATATTCTGGTTACACTACCGATTCGATGATTGAAGAATTGTACAAACATTTGTATTGGAGATCCGGCGCAACAGAGTTGGCAACAGGTAAAAGGACACTTACGTTGGAACAATTTGAAAAAAAATATGCGCAAGAATTTATTGCACTTGCCCAAGAATACAAAACAAAAAATGTTTGGGCGAAATACAAATCATTGCCTGAAGCCGATCAAAAAAACGAAAAAATAATTCTCGCACTTCGTAAGTTGGACGTGAGTTTGAATGTGAATTGGCGATTGGTGCATTATAAATCTGCGGTGCGTTATTTGCAAAAAAATCCAGTGGACATTGCCGCAACTGGTGGAACAAATTGGCAAAAATATTTACCTCCACGTTTCCAAAAAATATTTTTCTTCCCCGAATTATGGACCAAAGAAGAAATGGAACATTGGGGCAAAAGCTGGGTAGAATCAGTCGTTTTCGAGAAAAAATAA
- the ispG gene encoding (E)-4-hydroxy-3-methylbut-2-enyl-diphosphate synthase, with the protein MTSSEAFYCNSLDYYSRYKTRVVNIGDVPLGGENPIRVQSMTTTDTMNTLATVEQSIRMIEAGCEYVRITAPSMNEAKNLENIKKELRKRGYKTPLIADIHFTPNAAELAARIVEKVRVNPGNYADKKKFEQIDYSDSTYEAELERIRERFTPLVKICKEYGTAMRIGTNHGSLSDRIMSRYGDTPLGMVESALEFLRICEENNYSQIILSMKASNTHVMVQAYRLLVKKMNETGRNYPLHLGVTEAGEGEDGRIKSAVGIGTLLADGLGDTIRVSLTEEPEFEIPVAKILVKKYNQLSSEKSNSSPIDLAKLPYSPYDYKRRETNLVANIGAQNVPRVIADFSKRKNIIPANFFAVGYNYSVPLDKWNLSDQACDYIYLGDTEINFQIPGTLGLIYNYDTWKKLKNKKSAYPLFDSKNYFLEGEKSSEINFLKLNSSDKLSKLDEKTVLIFEAESFMEQRKMFIDLTSAEKIFFQTVPVIIKKNYQNTTEEEFQLNASSDSGALLLDGFGDGIWLSADENIPQKLINATAFGILQATRTRISKTEYISCPSCGRTLFDLQETTAKIRSRTDHLKGVKIGIMGCIVNGPGEMADADYGYVGTGVGKITLYKGKEVVQRSIASEKAVDALIDLIKEHGDWVEKIDLK; encoded by the coding sequence TTGACATCTTCCGAAGCTTTTTATTGCAATAGTTTAGACTATTATTCACGTTACAAAACGCGCGTAGTAAACATTGGCGATGTGCCGCTTGGTGGCGAAAATCCCATTCGTGTGCAATCCATGACCACTACCGACACGATGAATACGCTCGCAACGGTGGAACAATCCATTCGCATGATTGAGGCTGGTTGCGAATATGTGCGCATCACTGCGCCAAGTATGAACGAAGCAAAAAATCTCGAAAATATAAAAAAGGAATTACGTAAACGCGGATATAAAACTCCGTTAATTGCAGATATTCATTTTACGCCAAACGCTGCAGAGCTTGCTGCGCGTATTGTGGAGAAGGTTCGCGTAAATCCCGGAAATTATGCCGACAAGAAAAAATTTGAACAAATTGATTATTCTGATTCTACGTATGAAGCAGAATTAGAGCGCATTCGCGAACGTTTTACGCCACTCGTAAAAATCTGTAAAGAATACGGAACAGCGATGAGAATCGGCACCAATCATGGTTCTTTGAGCGATCGCATTATGAGTCGTTACGGAGATACGCCACTCGGAATGGTGGAATCGGCACTCGAATTTTTGCGCATCTGCGAAGAAAATAATTATTCTCAAATTATTCTTTCGATGAAGGCGAGCAACACGCACGTAATGGTGCAAGCTTACCGATTGCTTGTAAAAAAAATGAACGAAACAGGTAGAAATTATCCATTGCATTTAGGTGTTACCGAAGCCGGAGAAGGCGAAGATGGACGTATTAAATCGGCTGTCGGCATTGGCACTTTGTTGGCAGATGGCTTGGGCGATACCATTCGTGTTTCCTTAACGGAAGAACCGGAATTTGAAATTCCGGTAGCAAAAATTTTAGTCAAAAAATACAATCAACTTTCATCTGAAAAAAGTAATTCCAGTCCAATTGATTTAGCGAAATTACCTTATTCCCCTTACGATTACAAACGCAGAGAAACCAATCTCGTAGCGAATATTGGCGCACAAAATGTACCACGGGTAATCGCTGATTTCAGTAAAAGGAAAAATATTATTCCCGCGAATTTTTTTGCTGTTGGATATAATTATTCGGTGCCGCTCGACAAATGGAATTTGAGCGATCAAGCCTGTGATTATATTTATTTAGGCGATACAGAAATTAATTTTCAAATTCCCGGGACACTTGGATTAATCTACAATTACGACACCTGGAAAAAACTGAAAAATAAAAAAAGTGCATATCCTTTATTCGATTCGAAAAATTATTTTTTAGAAGGAGAAAAATCTTCGGAAATAAATTTTCTGAAACTGAATTCTTCCGATAAATTATCAAAATTAGATGAAAAAACTGTTTTGATTTTTGAAGCCGAAAGTTTCATGGAACAACGAAAAATGTTCATTGATTTAACGAGCGCTGAAAAAATATTTTTTCAAACGGTCCCTGTCATTATCAAAAAAAATTATCAAAATACAACAGAAGAAGAATTTCAATTAAACGCTTCTTCTGATTCAGGAGCCTTGTTATTAGATGGTTTTGGCGATGGCATTTGGCTGAGCGCAGATGAAAATATCCCTCAAAAATTAATCAATGCAACTGCTTTCGGAATTCTTCAAGCAACGCGTACGCGCATTTCTAAAACAGAATATATTTCTTGTCCTTCTTGCGGACGAACGCTTTTCGATTTGCAAGAAACTACGGCTAAAATTCGTTCACGAACCGATCATTTAAAAGGTGTAAAAATCGGAATTATGGGCTGTATCGTAAACGGTCCAGGCGAAATGGCTGATGCCGATTATGGATATGTGGGAACGGGTGTCGGAAAAATTACACTTTACAAAGGCAAAGAAGTAGTTCAACGCAGCATTGCATCCGAAAAAGCTGTGGATGCACTTATTGATCTCATCAAAGAACACGGCGATTGGGTGGAGAAAATAGACCTAAAATAA